A window of Streptomyces sp. NBC_01241 genomic DNA:
CAGGGGTACGACGATCGTCTGCATCACCGCGACCACGACACCGCAGAAGGCCAGCACGCCGACGGCGAAGCGGGGGTGCGGGGCCTCGTCGGTGGCGGCGGGCGGGGCGGGTATGTCCGCGGGCATGGCTCTCCGTACGGTGCTCGGCGGCAAGGGTGCCGCGCGCGGGCGCCGCACGCGAGGGAACGACGCAGGGGTGTACATGCGTTCACCCCCAGGGTAAACGCATGTGCACCCCCTCGGCGACCGTTTGTCCGGCCGCCGCGTTAGCCTCGAAGACCCGGGCTCCGGGCCCGGACGACTCGGACAAGAAGGCGAAGGTGGCTGCGATGGCGAAGGTTCCGGCAGCGGCGGTGGCGGCGAGCGGACTGGTCGGCGGGTACGCCGTCGCACGATGGACCAAGAAACGGCCGCTGGGCGGGGTCGCCCTCGCCGCCGCGGGCACGGTCGCCGCGTACCAGTGGAACCGGCAGGCCGGACCGCGCGCGGCCGTCGGGCTGACCACCGCGTACGTCGCCGCGTTCGCCGGTTCGCACCCGCTGGCCAAGAAGGTCGGCGCCTGGCCCGCCGTGTTCACCGTCGCGGGAAGCATGGCCGCCGCGTCGTGGGCGGTCACCCGCCGGGCCGCCTGAATCCCGTACGGGCGTACGGAACAGGGCGGGCCGCCTGAATCACGTACGGGCGTACGGAACAGGGGCGGGGATTCCGAAGCCCCCGCCCCTGCTGTCCGAGCTCCCCTACGCCCCCAGCGCCCGCGACACCGTATAGATCAGCAGCCCCGCCAGCGCACCCACCACCGTGCCGTTGATCCGGATGAACTGCAGGTCACGGCCGATGTGCGCCTCGATCTTCTTCGACGTCTGGGCCGCGTCCCAGCCCGCGACCGTGTCGCTGATGAGCGAGGTGATCTCCGCGCGGTACGTCGTGACGACATAGACCGCCGCGTCCTCCAGCCAGCCCTCCAGCTTGGCCTGCATCCGCCCGTCCGTCGCCAGCCGCGCGCCGAACGTCAGCAACGAGGCCCGCGCCCGTAGCCGCAGCTCGCTCTGCTCGTCGTCCGCCGCCGCGATGACCATCGTGCGTACGGACGACCAGGCCGAAGCGATGACCTCCTGGACCTCACCGCGCCCCAGGATCTCCGACTTCAGCCGCTCCACCCGCGCCCGGGTGTCCTCGTCCGTCTGGAGATCGGCCGCGAAGTCCGTCAGGAACGTGTCGATCGACGCGCGCGCCGGGTGGCCCGGCATGTCCCGCATCTCCGTGACGAAGCGCAGCAACTCCTTGTAGACCCGCTCCCCCACCCGCTTGTCGACGAACCGCGGCGTCCAGCCCGGCGCTCCGCCCTGCACCGCGTTCATCACCGAATCGCCGTGCAGCACCAGCCAGTCGTGGGCGCGCACACAGATCAGGTCCACCACCCTGCGGTGGCCGCCGTCGGCGACGATCTTCTCCAGCATCTTGCCGAGCCCCGGAGCGATCTCCACCGCGTTGGCCCGCCGGGTGATCGCCTCACCCACCACGGCCTGCACATCGGAGTCCCGCAGCACCGTCAGCGCGCCGCGCAGCGCGGTCGACAGCTCAGCGGTGACCCGGTCGGCGTGGGCCGGCTCGGCCAGCCAGGCCCCGACCCGGCCACCGATACCGAGAGCGTGTATGCGGCTGCGTACGACATCGCCGGAGAGAAAATTCTCGCCGACGAAGGAACCCAGCGACGCTCCGAGCTGGTCCTTCTTGGTGGGAATGATGGCGGTGTGCGGGATCGGCAGGCCGAGCGGACGCTTGAACAGCGCCGTGACGGCGAACCAGTCGGCCAGCGCACCCACCATCCCCGCCTCGGCGGCCGCGGCGACGAAGCCCGGCCAGCCGCCCACACCCGCGTTCTTCGCCCAGGTGGCGAGGACGTACACCAGCGCGACCAGCAGGAGGAGGCCCGTGGCCGTGGTCTTCATCCTGCGAACGCCGCGCCGCTTCTCCTCGTCGGCAGCGGTGTACGCGAACGAGGCGAGGGAGGGCGGGCGGCCGCCGGTCACCGGACGGGCCGCACCCGCCACCCGCTCCCGGGCACGCCCCTGCTGCCCCGCACCCTGTTCCCCGGGTCCGGTCCGATCGATCCGTTCCATCCGCTCCACCCGTCCGCGTACACATCGCCCCCGGTGTCCCGTACGCATTGTCCCTGCCTGACCTACTCCCGGGCCGCACGTCGAGTTCCCGACGTCCTCCCTCATCATGGGATCACCCCGACCGACCGCTAGGAGAACCACCGCTCATGCCCAGGCGCCAGCAGTACGCCCTGCACATCGCCCTCGTGGCGGGCACCGCCGTGCTCGCCGCCGGTGTGGCGTTCGCCGGATCGCTGCTCTTCACCGGCTCCGCCACCCGGTCGCAGCGGATCGCCGCACCCGACCCGTGGGGCTTCACCCGTAAGCCCGCCGCACCGGCCCACTCCACCGGCCTGTGGTTCGGCACCTGGGCAGCGGCCCCCACCGCCGGGGTGACCGACACCTACCACGGCAACGACCTGAGCCGGCGCACCATACGTAACGTCGTGCACACCAGCATCGGCGGCGACGCGGCCCGCATCACCCTCTCCAACCTCTTCGGTACGTACCCGCTGGTCATCGACCACGCCACGGTGAACACCCGCCCCGTGACGTTCCGCGGCATGGGCGCCGTGACCGTCGCCGCGGGCGGACAGATCGTCAGCGACCCGGTCCTCGTCCCGGTCGCCGCCGACGCCGATCTCGTCGTCACCCTGCGCACCCCCACCGCCGAGGGCCCCGTCACCGTCCACGAGGGCACCCACCAGACGTCGTACGTGGAGGACGAACGGGGCACCTGGCGTACCACCAGCTGGCACTACCTCACCGCCGTCGACGTGCACAACGGGGCCGCCGCCGGAACGATCGCCGTGA
This region includes:
- a CDS encoding SGNH/GDSL hydrolase family protein, whose translation is MPRRQQYALHIALVAGTAVLAAGVAFAGSLLFTGSATRSQRIAAPDPWGFTRKPAAPAHSTGLWFGTWAAAPTAGVTDTYHGNDLSRRTIRNVVHTSIGGDAARITLSNLFGTYPLVIDHATVNTRPVTFRGMGAVTVAAGGQIVSDPVLVPVAADADLVVTLRTPTAEGPVTVHEGTHQTSYVEDERGTWRTTSWHYLTAVDVHNGAAAGTIAVIGDSLTSGSGSTLDANSRWPDVLADRLGGRYGVVNAGIAGNRILRDGRGVRASARFDRDVLDVAGVKTVVIALGINDVQQFPQETDPQRIADALHSLTRRAHARGLRVIGATLMPYEGYRTWTPARNAVREGVNELIRAGGVFDSFIDFDEAARDPLHPTRLLPAYDSGDHLHLNDTGYRWLGSRVDLAALHHSGPVSDQF
- a CDS encoding DUF445 domain-containing protein, encoding MERIDRTGPGEQGAGQQGRARERVAGAARPVTGGRPPSLASFAYTAADEEKRRGVRRMKTTATGLLLLVALVYVLATWAKNAGVGGWPGFVAAAAEAGMVGALADWFAVTALFKRPLGLPIPHTAIIPTKKDQLGASLGSFVGENFLSGDVVRSRIHALGIGGRVGAWLAEPAHADRVTAELSTALRGALTVLRDSDVQAVVGEAITRRANAVEIAPGLGKMLEKIVADGGHRRVVDLICVRAHDWLVLHGDSVMNAVQGGAPGWTPRFVDKRVGERVYKELLRFVTEMRDMPGHPARASIDTFLTDFAADLQTDEDTRARVERLKSEILGRGEVQEVIASAWSSVRTMVIAAADDEQSELRLRARASLLTFGARLATDGRMQAKLEGWLEDAAVYVVTTYRAEITSLISDTVAGWDAAQTSKKIEAHIGRDLQFIRINGTVVGALAGLLIYTVSRALGA